Proteins co-encoded in one Neodiprion lecontei isolate iyNeoLeco1 chromosome 3, iyNeoLeco1.1, whole genome shotgun sequence genomic window:
- the LOC107223984 gene encoding centrosomal protein of 104 kDa codes for MPRKIGFTVVYATSEEDRHSSLELNVHGPTVRGWQSGRRCGYPQELVLRLHGPTKLSRIQVLAHQYLIPEKLEIWTSQETNGTNSTDFNYLGYITLSDNASTLYKSRELKSVALPETDAATLKLKLHKPHKNAHNVHEQVGLIAINILGEPYGQEYCGQGDAPYNPHYTSPYDDLAFEMYVDREVAKIIRQMETKKLQAAEEERFEYASKLKVAMENLRKAGERLGKYELEKKYAIALEDYDKAKVKKAQAQQYRQQVYQSLEIEDLLEVHGPLEKNDESIIEGKEPVSADAIVSATAAQVVEDITSPPRLVVPPSRDGALSPTGPAHQQPPSPLHQKPSSPEVLDHPTSGVLERTNGCTKGSLRRKTKSAGPMLRSSYEAYEERTIPALRHSHTNEFTRECHLDSTDSTKVTSKLNDREKKQAALPISVFGMEMVEKFYSKQFTDKEEGLMQLKEELRTFDSEVSKNSANKTARAAILLLHRALRDKVFSVYSLAAQLIRVFFTEFAVGRVSSAEIARSVDRLLPELLTKSGDTTPRIHNMAVHTILSMADCKCVRELHIIPVHLSRPVNSSTHQRLALSRLEMVEQLILNHGISTDKQSGLTCRTLSEFGLSGLHHPAEAVRKVSERVLVLVYKVNPRLVRKQLPPDDDITRRNLLYRQLFHEFDLVDLQRKKDLETSQKTTTPVHTKLVENNEASIAKSPPRSSPVVSTSSSISITSPSDNSSDHKGDKMCIFCLSKGQVYSEEGLNIHYWRSCPMLTRCEACKQVVEVSYVNLHLLNECDMRNNYSKCDTCKQAVHIEDLKRHSKSDKCTKPIEGCERCPLCQLHINRNKWRDHLMGDQPCTNNPRNKTNKSCSKSPSNTQNIGGKLTSPTSRDY; via the exons ATGCCGAGGAAAATAGGATTCACCGTTGTTTATGCCACGA GTGAGGAAGATCGACACTCTTCCTTGGAGCTTAACGTCCACGGACCGACGGTGCGCGGGTGGCAGAGCGGTCGAAGATGTGGATACCCTCAAGAACTCGTTCTTAGACTTCACGGGCCGACCAAGCTCTCGAGAATACAAGTTTTGGCTCATCAATACCTCATAC cGGAGAAATTGGAGATATGGACGTCACAGGAGACGAATGGTACAAATTCAACGGACTTCAATTATCTGGGGTACATTACGTTGTCCGATAACGCATCGACTCTATACAAGAGCAGGGAGTTGAAGAGCGTCGCTCTTCCCGAAACCGACGCTGCCACTTTGAAACTCAAGCTGCATAAACCGCACAAGAATGCCCACAATGTTCACGAGCAG gtGGGTCTAATAGCGATAAACATCCTTGGTGAACCCTACGGCCAGGAATACTGCGGTCAAGGTGATGCACCTTACAACCCGCACTACACTTCACCCTATGATGACCTAGCTTTTGAAATGTACGTTGACCGTGAAGTGGCGAAAATTATACGACAAATGGAAACGAAAAAGCTGCAGGCGGCTGAAG AAGAAAGATTTGAATACGCGTCAAAGTTAAAAGTGGCTATGGAGAATCTAAGGAAAGCCGGGGAACGTCTTGGTAAATATGAATTGGAAAAGAAATATGCTATCGCACTGGAAGATTACGATAAGGCAAAAGTGAAGAAGGCTCAAGCGCAGCAGTACAGACAGCAGGTCTATCAAAGTTTAGAAATTGAAGATTTACTCGAAGTTCATGGC ccattggaaaaaaatgacgagTCCATCATAGAAGGGAAAGAGCCGGTGTCAGCTGATGCAATTGTATCCGCAACGGCAGCTCAAGTGGTTGAAGACATTACTTCGCCACCAAGACTAGTCGTTCCGCCAAGCCGAGACGGTGCCCTGTCTCCTACCGGTCCTGCCCATCAACAACCACCGTCACCGCTTCATCAAAAGCCTAGTAGTCCGG AGGTGCTGGATCACCCGACAAGTGGTGTATTAGAAAGAACAAATGGTTGCACCAAGGGCTCTCTCAGAAGAAAAACCAAGTCAGCTGGACCAATGCTTCGATCCAGCTACGAGGCTTACGAGGAACGAACTATACCTGCGCTAAGGCA CTCACATACAAACGAATTTACGAGAGAATGTCACTTGGACAGTACAGACAGTACAAAAGTAACATCGAAACTTAATGACAGAGAGAAGAAACAGGCTGCGCTACCAATATCCGTCTTTGGAATGGAAATG gtcgaaaaattttattccaagcAATTTACTGATAAAGAAGAGGGATTAATGCAACTCAAAGAGGAATTGCGGACATTTGATTctgaagtttcaaaaaattcagcaaacaAAACAGCAAGGGCGGCTATTTTGCTGCTGCACAGAGCGCTTAGAGACAAAGTTTTCAGTGTCTACAGTCTAGCAGCTCAGTTAATCAGGGTATTCTTCACCGAGTTTGCTGTGGGTCG AGTATCATCTGCTGAAATTGCTCGCAGTGTAGATCGATTGCTGCCAGAGCTCCTGACAAAATCAGGCGATACTACTCCAAGGATCCATAACATGGCTGTTCACACTATTCTCAGTATGGCAGACTGCAAGTGTGTCAGAGAACTGCATATTATACCGGTCCATCTTAGCAGGCCTGTGAACAGTAGTACGCATCAAAGATTAGCTCTGAGTAGACTAGAAATGGTCGAGCAGCTAATATTGAATCACGGAATATCTACGGACAAACAGAG CGGTTTGACTTGCCGAACATTGTCGGAGTTTGGCCTGTCTGGACTGCATCATCCAGCAGAAGCTGTGAGAAAAGTATCGGAAAGAGTATTGGTATTGGTTTATAAAGTAAATCCAAGGCTTGTGAGAAAGCAGCTACCACCAGACGATGATATCACTAGGAGAAATCTCCTTTACAGACAATTATTCCATGAATTTGATCTAGTCGATCTTCAG agaaagaaagatCTAGAAACTAGTCAGAAAACCACGACGCCAGTTCACACAAAGCTTGTAGAAAATAACGAAGCTAGCATTGCTAAATCTCCGCCAAGGTCTAGTCCCGTTGTTAGTACTAGTAGTTCTATCAGCATTACATCACCGTCGGACAACAGCAGCGATCACAAAGGGGACAA GATGTGCATATTTTGTTTGTCGAAAGGTCAGGTATATTCAGAGGAAGGTTTGAATATACATTATTGGAGGAGCTGTCCAATGTTGACGAGATGCGAGGCTTGTAAACAAGTTGTCGAAGTTTCGTACGTCAACCTACATTTACTAA ACGAATGCGATATGAGAAATAATTACAGCAAATGTGATACATGTAAACAAGCAGTACACATAGAAGACTTGAAGCGACATTCAAAAAGTGACAAATGTACTA AGCCAATAGAAGGATGCGAAAGATGTCCACTATGTCAGTTACATATTAATCGGAATAAATGGCGAGATCATCTCATGGGAGATCAACCCTGTACAAATAATCCGCGGAATAAGACAAACAAAAGCT gCTCGAAATCCCCATCGAACACGCAAAATATTGGCGGAAAATTGACTTCGCCAACTAGCAGGGATTACTAG
- the LOC107223982 gene encoding tRNA (cytosine(34)-C(5))-methyltransferase, translating into MGKGRKYRPKKNFAEKRRDKQKNKDEWDKRPQRCYEEIIRENVDFENYYKTQNIVPSEEWYIFMNKMRENLPAAFRITGSKAETKALLDIIKGDFFNEIINIKRENEEEEVKEKEKLYPKCLPFYPDSLAWQLQLTRKDIRRSEAYFRLHNFLIAETASGNISRQEVVSMIPPLVLEVKPQHKVLDMCAAPGSKTAQLIEMIHSDESNPHPEGFVIANDVDNNRCYMLVHQAKRLNSPNILITNHDSSVMPNFNVAKPDGTTEKLKFDRILADVPCSGDGTMRKNPDIWCKWSPANGNNLHGIQYRIAQRGLELLAVGGRMVYSTCSLNPIENEAVIHRILTEVGDSVRLVDGRNLVPGLKCNPGVSHWTLASKNLQYYKTWEEVPEQWQTQIRPHMFPPNAADVDKFHLERSMRILPHHQDTGGFFVAVLEKVKPLPWENKEEKMEVGSEKPSTNDANTELSLEEEAEKEEANLKATDGKRPLEAEKKPWGPQRKRKRMVGYREDPFVFFKGDKEDVWPSIKEFYNISDKLDPTCLLVRCHEGKKKNIYFTSPAIRDIVKLNEAKVKMINTGVKTFVRCDNKNMKCAFRLAQEGLNSLFDYIGECRKVRISKDDLVMLLQNDNPNTPPEISKLSPDTQSRVQDFATGSCVLIYKEELIEEDKNLNPLELEMVGWRGTMSLRAYVPTHDAIHYLRLLGADCSKFEKNKFKENQNAETSNVELDNGESMEKDDTTANGKELEDNKNEEESSNNTS; encoded by the exons ATGGGTAAAGGTAGAAAATATAGGCCAAAGAAGAATTTTGCTGAAAAACGCCGCGATAAACagaag AACAAAGATGAATGGGATAAAAGGCCGCAGAGATGCTATGAAGAAATAATCAGGGAGAAtgttgattttgaaaattattacaaaaccCAAAATATCGTTCCTAGCGAAGAATGGtacatttttatgaacaaGATGCGGGAAAACCTGCCGGCCGCCTTTCGAATAACTGGTTCCAAGGCAGAAACGAAGGCACTGCTTGATATAATTAAAGgggattttttcaatgagaTCATCAATATAAAACGAGAaaatgaagaggaagaagtcaaagagaaagaaaaactttatCCAAAATGCCTTCCATTTTATCCAGATTCTTTGGCTTGGCAGCTTCAGTTGACTCGTAAGGACATTCGAAGGTCTGAGGCATACTTTAGGctacataattttttgattGCTGAAACAGCTAGCGGTAACATAAGTCGCCAAGAAGTAGTGAGCATGATTCCTCCCCTCGTTTTGGAAGTCAAACCTCAACATAAG GTTCTCGACATGTGTGCTGCACCAGGTTCAAAGACAGCTCAGTTAATTGAAATGATACATTCTGATGAGAGCAACCCACATCCTG AGGGATTTGTAATTGCCAATGACGTGGACAACAACAGGTGCTACATGTTGGTACATCAAGCTAAGAGATTGAACAGCCCAAATAttctgattacaaatcacgACTCGTCAGTAATGCCTAATTTCAATGTTGCCAAACCAGATGGCACGACAGAAAAGTTAAA GTTTGATAGAATTCTTGCTGATGTACCTTGCAGCGGGGATGgaacaatgagaaaaaatccaGATATTTGGTGCAAGTGGAGTCCTGCGAATGGAAACAATCTTCATGG AATTCAATACAGAATAGCCCAGAGAGGACTGGAGCTCTTGGCAGTTGGTGGAAGAATGGTTTATTCCACATGTTCTCTTAATCCGATAGAAAATGAAGCTGTTATTCATAGAATACTTACCGAAGTTGGTGATTCCGTTCGATTAGTTGATGGAAGAAATTTAGTACCTGGTCTGAAATGCAATCCAG GTGTAAGCCATTGGACTCTTGCATCAAAGAACTTACAGTACTACAAAACGTGGGAAGAAGTTCCTGAGCAATGGCAAACTCAAATCCGACCTCATATGTTCCCTCCAAATGCAGCAGATGTAGATAAGTTTCACCTTGAAAGGAG TATGAGGATATTGCCACATCATCAAGATACCGGTGGATTTTTTGTGGCAGTATTGGAAAAAGTTAAACCACTTCCATGGGAGaataaagaggaaaaaatggaAGTAGGTTCTGAAAAGCCGTCAACCAATGATGCTAATACTGAATTGAGTTtggaagaagaagcagaaaaagaagaagcaaaCCTCAAAGCTACTGATGGCAAAAGGCCGTTAGAggcagaaaaaaaaccgtGGGGTCCtcaaagaaagaggaaaaggaTGGTTGGATACCGTGAAGatccttttgtttttttcaaaggCGATAAGGAGGATGTCTGGCCATCAATCAA AGAGTTTTACAATATATCAGATAAGCTGGACCCAACATGCTTGTTGGTGAGGTGTCacgaggggaaaaaaaagaacatatACTTTACCTCACCAGCTATACGCGATATcgtaaaattgaacgaagcTAAAGTGAAGATGATCAATACAGGAGTGAAAACTTTTGTTCGCTGTGACAATAAAAACATGAAGTGTGCTTTTAGACTCGCTCAGGAAGGATTAAACAGTCTCTTTGACTATATCGGCGAATGCCGAAAGGTTCGAATCTCAAAGGACGATCTAGTGATGCTTTTACAAAATGACAACCCCAATACTCCACCTGAGATATCAAAATTGAGCCCAGATACACAAAGTCGAGTCCAAGATTTTG CAACTGGAAGCTGTGTACTGATTTATAAAGAAGAATTAATCGAAGAAGACAAAAACTTGAATCCTTTGGAGTTGGAGATGGTTGGGTGGCGAGGTACCATGTCGTTGAGAGCCTACGTGCCCACTCATGACGCAATACATTATCTTCGACTCTTAGGAGCAGATTGCTCtaaatttg AAAAGAATAAGTTCAAAGAGAATCAGAATGCAGAGACATCTAACGTAGAACTCGACAATGGGGAATCTATGGAAAAAGACGATACGACTGCAAATGGAAAAGAACTGGAGGATAATAAGAATGAGGAAGAGTCAAGCAACAATACATCTTAA
- the LOC107223978 gene encoding acylglycerol kinase, mitochondrial yields the protein MARIIKFFKIIRNNWKKSTFALAAISYGGSYGIESYNKEQLMRRYCEDAVRYGDMPLPVNLKPRHVTVILNPAANKRKAKDLLEKYCAPLLHLAGIAVTIIQTESEGQARSIVENLNSHTDAIVVAGGDGSLSDVVTGVMRRCNTDVEIVKQCPIGILPLGQTNNVAKSLFNGYTDLPQIHAMAEATMAVVRGTTKLVDTIEIEPLEQDPENIIKPVYAVGTVEWGAWRDANAKANKYWYWGSLRRYATYVFNGYKSDLTWDCSADLRYSEPCNGCSRCRHSRQSSHSSSSDRRWWHSFVPRTRSASFEIDYSKVINEKCGSLHEIPIVTTELKMITSNLDSPTDHSVPAIKVHLGPETVSYLDFVKEGWKRADGHKTVNKQTIEAKDIELRPRETVSKPEQSKMFSIDNEEFELKPIRVKLLPKSVTMFCAQPMDSAVS from the exons ATGGCCCGAATTATTAAgttctttaaaattataagaaataattggaaaaaatccACCTTCGCTCTAGCTGCGATATCGTATGGTGGGTCCTATGGCATAGAGTCTTATAA caAAGAGCAGTTGATGCGAAGGTATTGCGAGGATGCGGTCAGATATGGAGATATGCCACTGCCGGTAAATTTAAAACCGCGACACGTTACTGTCATTTTAAATCCAGCGGCTAACAAAAG AAAAGCAAAGGATTTGTTAGAAAAGTATTGCGCACCACTGCTACACCTTGCTGGAATAGCTGTAACGATCATTCAAACTGAATCTGAGGGCCAAGCACGAAGTATAGTTGAGAATTTGAATTCTCATACAGATGCCATAGTTGTAGCAGGTGGCGATGGGTCATTGTCGGATGTCGTTACTGGGGTGATGCGAAGGTGCAACACCGATGTCGAGATAGTCAAGCAATGCCCAATTGGCATTTTACCTCTCGGGCAGACCAACAATGTCGCAAAATCACTGTTTAATGGATACACAGATTTGCCACAGATACACGCTATGGCTGAAGCTACCATGGCTGTTGTCAGAGGCACTACTAAATTAGTTGATACTATCGAAATTGAGCCTCTTGAG CAAGACCCTGAGAATATTATCAAACCAGTTTATGCAGTGGGCACTGTGGAGTGGGGTGCATGGAGAGACGCAAATGCTAAAGCCAACAAATACTGGTATTGGGGATCACTTCGTAG ATATGCAACTTATGTATTCAATGGTTACAAAAGTGACCTCACCTGGGACTGTAGCGCTGATTTACGATACTCAGAACCATGCAACGGGTGCTCTCGTTGTCGCCACAGCAGGCAGAGTAGTCATTCATCTTCCAGTGACAGACGTTGGTGGCATTCTTTTGTTCCAAGGACGAGGAGTGCATCTTTTG AAATCGATTATAGTAAggtgataaatgaaaaatgtggaTCTCTTCATGAAATTCCAATAGTCACAACCGAGTTGAAAATGATTACCAGTAATCTGGACTCTCCAACCGATCATAGTGTGCCAGCAATTAAAGTCCATTTAG GTCCAGAAACCGTGAGCTACTTAGATTTTGTTAAGGAAGGATGGAAGCGAGCAGATGGTCACAAAACTGTCAACAAACAAACCATTGAGGCGAAGGATATTGAATTACGACCTCGTGAAACTGTTTCAAAACCG GAACAAAGCAAAATGTTTTCCATAGACAATGAAGAATTTGAATTGAAGCCAATCAGAGTTAAATTACTACCAAAAAGTGTAACAATGTTTTGTGCGCAGCCTATGGATAGTGCAGTAAGCTAG
- the LOC107223991 gene encoding protein lethal(2)denticleless isoform X1 produces MNIVKSVLRREEGFGALSDYDIALRRLKCYHNDVYCGISPSLETPDFNPEPPVFACKFSTTRNNEHVLALANEDGKIALQNTTITGNFHERLEGTQAHYNAIFDVAWMPGEMKLVTASGDHTSKLWDISQEEIKQMECFQAHTRSVKTAVFRHQDKAVFATGARDGAIMIWDIRANHTHHPRPDNCIYNSHSMVSAGGTKSRKRRSQASRAHSITSLVFQDDFTLISCAAGDGIIKVWDLRKNYSSHKRDPVAKNILQYTGGGSRNGFTSLLVCPAGVVLYASCMDNIIYAYNIATCNPKPVAEFYGHQNSTFYVKSCLSPDGRYLASGSSDEFAYIWNTSKPGRPLVKLSGHTAEVTCIAWCSIGEAKIVTCSDDSRHRIWRVGLEHKGDNSEVEIQGEANPVPIEDALSHLVGGLEATPTISCQWIHCQQQTPGSDTTVGPSSGPPSSTESVESYNCSEKKALTPSTKRRYSQMTADELRFKFESVLSPVEENLEGGSAKRLHIENRGARRLFSSANECGRTLSANYDSDEPGPSSSTVNDRSNSEVPFSPTLNLPNYVIDGTAPHLLQISPQKYKENVDWLTKIRKEKFEQKSKAGIGELTSPKATATAVRRSARSRSTEPRKTIKEPSLLNFFRVSGKECEKELCVTSDNLISSQSVPSDDAKQKIETENALS; encoded by the exons GAGCTTTGAGCGATTACGACATCGCATTACGTCGCTTAAAATGTTATCACAATGACGTATATTGTGGAATATCCCCAAGTCTTGAAACACCAGATTTTAATCCAGAACCACCAGTGTTTGCATGCAAATTCAGCACAACACGTAATAACGAGCATGTGCTTGCATTGGCTAATGAAGATGGCAAAATAGCCTTACAAAACACAACCATTACAGGAAACTTTCACGAAAGACTAGAGGGAACACAG GCTCATTACAATGCAATTTTTGATGTTGCCTGGATGCCGGGTGAAATGAAGTTGGTCACAGCATCCGGAGACCACACATCGAAACTCTGGGACATATCGCAAGAAGAAATCAAGCAGATGGAGTGCTTTCAAGCCCATACAAGAAGTGTTAAAACTGCAGTTTTTCGACACCAAGACAAAG CGGTTTTTGCAACCGGAGCTCGAGACGGTGCCATTATGATATGGGATATCAGAGCAAACCACACGCACCATCCCAGACCAGACAACTGTATATACAACTCGCATAGCATGGTGTCTGCAGGTGGGACAAAATCGCGAAAGAGACGTAGCCAAGCTTCGCGCGCCCACAGTATTACCAGCCTCGTTTTTCAGGATGATTTCACACTGATATCTTGTGCTGCTGGTGACGG GATCATAAAGGTGTGGGATCTTCGAAAGAATTATTCGTCGCACAAAAGAGACCCAGtggcaaaaaatatattacaatacACTGGTGGAGGTTCAAGAAACGGTTTTACGTCGTTACTTGTTTGCCCTGCAGGCGTTGTGCTGTATGCCAGTTGCATGGATAACATTATTTATGCGTACAACATAGCCACATGTAATCCCAAGCCAG TTGCAGAATTCTACGGACATCAAAATTCAACCTTTTATGTCAAATCCTGCTTAAGCCCAGATGGCCGTTACCTTGCCAGTGGATCTAGTGACGAATTTGCATACATTTGGAATACCAGCAAACCAGGACGCCCATTGGTTAAACTTTCAGGGCATACCGCCGAAGTGACTTGCATTGCGTGGTGCAGCATCGGCGAAGCAAAA ATCGTTACTTGTTCTGACGACTCCAGACATAGAATATGGCGAGTGGGTTTGGAACATAAAGGTGATAACTCAGAAGTAGAAATACAAGGAGAGGCAAACCCAGTACCAATTGAAGACGCTCTGAGCCATCTTGTAGGTGGCTTGGAAGCAACACCAACTATATCTTGCCAATGGATTCATTGTCAACAACAGACCCCTGGCTCTGATACTACCGTTG GTCCTTCTTCGGGTCCTCCAAGTTCTACTGAATCAGTTGAAAGTTACAACTGCAGTGAAAAAAAGGCTCTGACGCCGTCGACCAAGAGACGATACTCACAAATGACAGCCGATGAGCTaagattcaaatttgaatcagTTTTATCGCCGGTTGAGGAAAATCTCGAAGGTGGTAGCGCGAAACGTCTGCACATAGAAAACCGAGGAGCTCGAAGACTATTCAGCTCAGCAAACGAGTGCGGACGAACACTGAGTGCAAATTATGACTCAGATGAACCTGGACCAAGTTCGTCTACGGTAAACGATCGAAGTAACAGTGAAGTTCCGTTTTCCCCGACTCTAAATCTGCCCAATTACGTCATAGACGGTACTGCGCCGCACTTGCTACAAATATCCccacaaaaatacaaagaaaacGTTGACTGGTTAACAAAAATacgtaaagaaaaattcgaacaGAAGTCGAAAGCTGGTATAGGGGAACTGACTAGTCCTAAAGCAACCGCGACGGCAGTACGACGCTCAGCAAGATCACGATCAACAGAACCACGGAAAACGATTAAGGAGCCTTCTCTCCTTAATTTCTTTAGAGTATCAGGCAAGGAGTGCGAGAAGGAACTCTGCGTTACAAGTGacaatttaatttcttcacAATCTGTGCCATCCGATGACGCGAAGCAAAAAATAGAAACGGAAAATGCTTTAAGTTGA
- the LOC107223991 gene encoding protein lethal(2)denticleless isoform X2 translates to MNIVKSVLRREEGFGALSDYDIALRRLKCYHNDVYCGISPSLETPDFNPEPPVFACKFSTTRNNEHVLALANEDGKIALQNTTITGNFHERLEGMQAHYNAIFDVAWMPGEMKLVTASGDHTSKLWDISQEEIKQMECFQAHTRSVKTAVFRHQDKAVFATGARDGAIMIWDIRANHTHHPRPDNCIYNSHSMVSAGGTKSRKRRSQASRAHSITSLVFQDDFTLISCAAGDGIIKVWDLRKNYSSHKRDPVAKNILQYTGGGSRNGFTSLLVCPAGVVLYASCMDNIIYAYNIATCNPKPVAEFYGHQNSTFYVKSCLSPDGRYLASGSSDEFAYIWNTSKPGRPLVKLSGHTAEVTCIAWCSIGEAKIVTCSDDSRHRIWRVGLEHKGDNSEVEIQGEANPVPIEDALSHLVGGLEATPTISCQWIHCQQQTPGSDTTVGPSSGPPSSTESVESYNCSEKKALTPSTKRRYSQMTADELRFKFESVLSPVEENLEGGSAKRLHIENRGARRLFSSANECGRTLSANYDSDEPGPSSSTVNDRSNSEVPFSPTLNLPNYVIDGTAPHLLQISPQKYKENVDWLTKIRKEKFEQKSKAGIGELTSPKATATAVRRSARSRSTEPRKTIKEPSLLNFFRVSGKECEKELCVTSDNLISSQSVPSDDAKQKIETENALS, encoded by the exons GAGCTTTGAGCGATTACGACATCGCATTACGTCGCTTAAAATGTTATCACAATGACGTATATTGTGGAATATCCCCAAGTCTTGAAACACCAGATTTTAATCCAGAACCACCAGTGTTTGCATGCAAATTCAGCACAACACGTAATAACGAGCATGTGCTTGCATTGGCTAATGAAGATGGCAAAATAGCCTTACAAAACACAACCATTACAGGAAACTTTCACGAAAGACTAGAGGGAA TGCAGGCTCATTACAATGCAATTTTTGATGTTGCCTGGATGCCGGGTGAAATGAAGTTGGTCACAGCATCCGGAGACCACACATCGAAACTCTGGGACATATCGCAAGAAGAAATCAAGCAGATGGAGTGCTTTCAAGCCCATACAAGAAGTGTTAAAACTGCAGTTTTTCGACACCAAGACAAAG CGGTTTTTGCAACCGGAGCTCGAGACGGTGCCATTATGATATGGGATATCAGAGCAAACCACACGCACCATCCCAGACCAGACAACTGTATATACAACTCGCATAGCATGGTGTCTGCAGGTGGGACAAAATCGCGAAAGAGACGTAGCCAAGCTTCGCGCGCCCACAGTATTACCAGCCTCGTTTTTCAGGATGATTTCACACTGATATCTTGTGCTGCTGGTGACGG GATCATAAAGGTGTGGGATCTTCGAAAGAATTATTCGTCGCACAAAAGAGACCCAGtggcaaaaaatatattacaatacACTGGTGGAGGTTCAAGAAACGGTTTTACGTCGTTACTTGTTTGCCCTGCAGGCGTTGTGCTGTATGCCAGTTGCATGGATAACATTATTTATGCGTACAACATAGCCACATGTAATCCCAAGCCAG TTGCAGAATTCTACGGACATCAAAATTCAACCTTTTATGTCAAATCCTGCTTAAGCCCAGATGGCCGTTACCTTGCCAGTGGATCTAGTGACGAATTTGCATACATTTGGAATACCAGCAAACCAGGACGCCCATTGGTTAAACTTTCAGGGCATACCGCCGAAGTGACTTGCATTGCGTGGTGCAGCATCGGCGAAGCAAAA ATCGTTACTTGTTCTGACGACTCCAGACATAGAATATGGCGAGTGGGTTTGGAACATAAAGGTGATAACTCAGAAGTAGAAATACAAGGAGAGGCAAACCCAGTACCAATTGAAGACGCTCTGAGCCATCTTGTAGGTGGCTTGGAAGCAACACCAACTATATCTTGCCAATGGATTCATTGTCAACAACAGACCCCTGGCTCTGATACTACCGTTG GTCCTTCTTCGGGTCCTCCAAGTTCTACTGAATCAGTTGAAAGTTACAACTGCAGTGAAAAAAAGGCTCTGACGCCGTCGACCAAGAGACGATACTCACAAATGACAGCCGATGAGCTaagattcaaatttgaatcagTTTTATCGCCGGTTGAGGAAAATCTCGAAGGTGGTAGCGCGAAACGTCTGCACATAGAAAACCGAGGAGCTCGAAGACTATTCAGCTCAGCAAACGAGTGCGGACGAACACTGAGTGCAAATTATGACTCAGATGAACCTGGACCAAGTTCGTCTACGGTAAACGATCGAAGTAACAGTGAAGTTCCGTTTTCCCCGACTCTAAATCTGCCCAATTACGTCATAGACGGTACTGCGCCGCACTTGCTACAAATATCCccacaaaaatacaaagaaaacGTTGACTGGTTAACAAAAATacgtaaagaaaaattcgaacaGAAGTCGAAAGCTGGTATAGGGGAACTGACTAGTCCTAAAGCAACCGCGACGGCAGTACGACGCTCAGCAAGATCACGATCAACAGAACCACGGAAAACGATTAAGGAGCCTTCTCTCCTTAATTTCTTTAGAGTATCAGGCAAGGAGTGCGAGAAGGAACTCTGCGTTACAAGTGacaatttaatttcttcacAATCTGTGCCATCCGATGACGCGAAGCAAAAAATAGAAACGGAAAATGCTTTAAGTTGA